TAGTCCTCTCGTAATCGACATATCCAGTTTAATATTCTCGTCAGGAAGATTATAAAGTCTCATATATTTATATACATCTCTGAGTTCTTCGACACCTTCCATAAATAATGGGTTATCAATATTAAGACCTTTTAGATGCTCAATAGTTTCAGTATTAGAGCCTTTAAAAGTTATAAAGTCGAGTACAACTTCAACCTTTTCTTTAGAATTAAGTATTTCAAAAAGCATTTCCCTCATATCTTCTTCGGTAACTTTAGCTATCTTGTCTATGGCTCTTAAAACTGCTGTAAAGTCCATTATGCCATGGTGATTCAAAAAACCGTTAAGGACTTTCCTATTATTTATATGGAATCTCAAATCAGTAAATTGTAATGATTTAAAGATATCATAGATAACTACTGGAATCTCTGCATCATTTCTTATATCAAGAGTTTCGTCACCTATGATATCAATATCACATTGATAGAACTCTTTAAATCTTCCTCTTTGGCTCCTCTCTCCTCTATATACCTTTCCAATATGGTATCTTCTAAATGGAAATTCGAGCTCGTGATAGTGTTCTGCAACATATCTGGCTAGAGGAACGGTTAAATCGAATCTCAACGCCATATCACGAGAACTGCTTTCGATATGAAAAACTTGTTTTGATGTTTCTCCTCCACCTTTTGCCAACAATACTTCAGTTTTTTCAATAATAGGCGTATCGATTGGTAAATAAGAATATTTTTTAAAACATTCTTCAATATTTTTTTTCATTCCATTAAATAAGATTTGATCTTCAGGCAATAATTCCATAAAACCTGAAAGAATTGACGGATTTACAATTGTCATAATATCACTCCCCTA
The sequence above is a segment of the Peptoniphilaceae bacterium AMB_02 genome. Coding sequences within it:
- the hisS gene encoding histidine--tRNA ligase — its product is MTIVNPSILSGFMELLPEDQILFNGMKKNIEECFKKYSYLPIDTPIIEKTEVLLAKGGGETSKQVFHIESSSRDMALRFDLTVPLARYVAEHYHELEFPFRRYHIGKVYRGERSQRGRFKEFYQCDIDIIGDETLDIRNDAEIPVVIYDIFKSLQFTDLRFHINNRKVLNGFLNHHGIMDFTAVLRAIDKIAKVTEEDMREMLFEILNSKEKVEVVLDFITFKGSNTETIEHLKGLNIDNPLFMEGVEELRDVYKYMRLYNLPDENIKLDMSITRGLDYYTGTVYETFLNNYESIGSVCSGGRYEDLASNYTKKSLPGVGISIGLTRLFYQLKDADLINLPVKPVSDVIVFPMENCYERGIEVLNELRNNDIIGQVYFEEGKFRKKLSYANKLNIPYIIIIGENELNDNTVSLKNMTTGEQNTVSLEEAIKVLKS